The following proteins are encoded in a genomic region of Gossypium hirsutum isolate 1008001.06 chromosome D05, Gossypium_hirsutum_v2.1, whole genome shotgun sequence:
- the LOC107903819 gene encoding calcium-dependent protein kinase 24, translated as MGSCISAPRKLVGIISKRCEYRYKAKGKAKAKAARFCQDGNTGKCINLRTRVLKESSGYNILGRYKMGKELGRGEFGITNECFDIRTGEAYACKKISKAKLRTEIDVEDVRREVEIMKHLPKHPNIVAFREAFEDKEAVYLVMELCHGGELFDRIVAKGHYTERAAAKVVKTILEIIKVCHDHGVIHRDLKPENFLLADGGETAPIKAIDFGLSTFYKPGQLFSDIVGSPYYMAPEVLRRNYGKEVDIWSAGVILYIMLCGVPPFWADTEEGIAQAIIRGKIDFGRDPWPKVSTEAKDIVKRMLDPNPQSRMAVHQVLEHPWIQNLENGRNVDLGENVCTRIKQFSLMNKFKKEVLRVVADNLPNEQIDSITEMFHMMDNDEDGQLSLEELKDGLQKLGHSVYHPEVQMLMQAADMDGNGTLSCDEFIIMAVHLQRIGNDEHLHEAFNVFDKNQSGYIEFEELEQALLHDNLHPHLIQNIMVEIDKDKDGKISYAEFKTMMLTGMDWKMASRQYSRALLNAVSTKILRQSGQLK; from the exons ATGGGAAGTTGCATATCGGCACCAAGAAAGCTAGTAGGTATAATATCAAAGAGATGCGAGTATAGATACAAAGCGAAAGGGAAGGCGAAAGCAAAAGCTGCACGTTTTTGTCAGGATGGTAATACGGGGAAATGTATAAACCTACGCACTAGGGTTTTGAAGGAATCATCGGGATACAACATCTTGGGAAGGTACAAGATGGGAAAAGAGTTGGGCAGAGGCGAGTTTGGGATCACCAACGAATGTTTCGACATAAGAACGGGCGAAGCGTACGCTTGCAAGAAGATATCCAAAGCCAAGCTGCGGACTGAGATCGACGTGGAAGACGTTCGGAGAGAAGTTGAGATCATGAAACATTTGCCTAAGCACCCAAATATTGTGGCCTTTAGGGAAGCTTTTGAAGATAAAGAAGCTGTTTATCTTGTAATGGAGCTTTGCCATGGCGGTGAACTTTTTGATAGAATCGTCGCTAAAGGTCATTATACGGAACGAGCCGCCGCTAAAGTTGTAAAAACCATTTTGGAGATTATAAAG GTCTGCCATGACCATGGAGTCATACATAGGGATTTGAAACCAGAGAATTTCTTGTTAGCAGATGGAGGTGAAACTGCCCCAATTAAAGCAATTGACTTTGGCCTATCCACATTCTATAAACCCG GTCAGCTATTCAGTGACATTGTTGGGAGTCCTTATTATATGGCTCCCGAGGTTTTAAGAAGAAACTATGGGAAAGAAGTTGATATTTGGAGTGCTGGTGTTATCCTCTATATCATGCTTTGTGGAGTTCCTCCCTTCTGGGCTG ACACTGAGGAAGGCATAGCGCAAGCAATAATAAGAGGAAAGATAGACTTTGGAAGGGATCCTTGGCCTAAAGTTTCTACAGAAGCAAAGGATATTGTTAAGAGAATGCTTGATCCCAATCCTCAATCCCGGATGGCCGTTCACCAGGTTCTCG AACATCCATGGATTCAAAACTTGGAAAATGGTCGAAATGTTGATCTTGGAGAAAACGTGTGTACAAGGATTAAGCAATTCTCGTTGATGAATAAGTTCAAGAAGGAAGTTCTTAGG GTGGTAGCAGACAACTTGCCGAATGAACAAATCGATTCAATTACAGAGATGTTCCATATGATGGACAATGATGAAGATGGACAATTATCGTTGGAGGAGCTTAAAGATGGACTTCAAAAgcttggacattctgtttatcATCCTGAGGTTCAAATGTTGATGCAGGCA GCGGACATGGATGGAAATGGAACACTGAGCTGTGATGAGTTTATAATAATGGCGGTTCACCTGCAAAGGATCGGCAACGACGAGCATTTGCATGAAGCATTTAATGTGTTCGACAAGAACCAAAGTGGTTACATCGAATTTGAAGAACTGGAACAAGCTTTGCTCCATGACAACCTTCATCCTCACCTTATCCAGAACATCATGGTCGAAATCGACAAAGATAAG GATGGCAAAATCAGTTACGCAGAGTTTAAGACAATGATGCTAACAGGGATGGACTGGAAAATGGCTTCTCGACAATATTCCAGAGCATTGCTAAATGCTGTCAGCACCAAAATTTTAAGACAATCAGGCCAATTAAAATGA
- the LOC107903820 gene encoding ATPase family AAA domain-containing protein At1g05910 isoform X1, translating to MYSKRSGQGDGPVSGPVRTSDRLRRRPKVYGRTYLYYTPTIIRTKKSKTKTRTAASRIAKMLSSGDRSVRTSKNKSGAPNLRRSSRKRRVSVSLNNFTDSSGSGDEDMMRSSYQTLSNRVGNSVSQDESPSPKRKKTMETTETPRREGLRPRRSKAVAVKRINLDYHAEQETSEEKVGEDETENGNDLDDDAADDGQNESEGDAEDEGDGEAEGEGEDEGEDDDDDEEGEEEQEGRRRYDLRNRADVRRLSMNESKQRARSPRRVLHQGMGTKVSRDVRKGGSRVHKGHRLTRTEDSDDSLLVDELDQGPAIPWGRGGSKSGQPWLFGGLDMHVTAAWGLNVAASGWGHQSDAFATLTSGIQTAGPSSKGGADIQPLQIDESVSFDEIGGLSEYIDALKEMVFFPLLYPDFFASYHITPPRGVLLCGPPGTGKTLIARALACAASKAGQKVSFYMRKGADVLSKWVGEAERQLKLLFEEAQRNQPSIIFFDEIDGLAPVRSSKQEQIHNSIVSTLLALMDGLDSRGQVVLIGATNRIDAIDGALRRPGRFDREFNFPLPGCEARAEILDIHTRKWKQPPSKELKMELAASCVGYCGADLKALCTEAAIRAFREKYPQVYTSDDKFLIDVESVKVEKYHFIEAMSTITPAAHRGSVVQSRPLSLVVAPCLQRHLQNVMNYISDIFPPLTVSSELTKLSMLSYGSAIPLVYRPRLLLCGGDGVGLDHLGPAVLHELEKFPVHSLGLPSLLSDPSAKTPEEAVVHIFGEARRATPSILYIPQFNLWWDTAHEQLRAVLLTLLEELPSDLPILLLGTSSISLAEFDGNPYSIFPQRSVYQVDKPSTEDRSLFFDHLIEAAMSVLLEFVTKRPKESASLPELPKVPKVASGPKVSELKAKVEAEQHALRRLRMCLRDVCNRILYDKRFSAFHYPVTDEDAPNYHSIIQSPMDIATLLQRVDSGQYLTCSSFLQDVDLVVANAKAYNGDDYNGSRIVSRAYELRDSVHGMLSQMDPSLVAYCDKIAAQGGPANMPDGIGVSSLPSVPVVQQGTITRASARLRNVQPEANLQSYEALKWPKKNADTALSEDKLRNVDSIQTKLASQTLEANENCERLESSFGDGNQQETCTEWCDVIDGSGSKEARMSGGEFSKQVETVKQLFVEWTENYGIPELERLYSRIMKGIFESREKGVGDDPKPSILKFLIQFAEDEANF from the exons ATGTATTCAAAAAGATCTGGTCAAGGAGATGGGCCAGTTTCTGGGCCTGTGCGCACTAGTGATAGGCTCAGGAGAAGGCCAAAAGTGTATGGCCGCACATATTTGTATTACACTCCAACCATCATTCGGACTAAGAAAAGCAAGACAAAGACAAGGACAGCAGCTTCTCGCATTGCTAAAATGTTGAGCTCGGGGGATCGGTCTGTTCGGACTTCAAAAAACAAG TCAGGCGCACCCAATCTTCGGCGTTCATCTAGAAAGAGGAGAGTTTCTGTGAGCCTTAACAATTTTACTGATAGTTCCGGTTCAGGGGATGAAGACATGATG AGATCTTCATATCAGACTTTGAGCAACCGTGTTGGTAACAGTGTAAGTCAAGATGAGTCTCCTTCTCCCAAACGCAAAAAGACCATGGAGACTACAGAAACTCCTCGGCGTGAAGGATTGCGCCCTCGTCGTTCAAAAGCAGTTGCAGTTAAGCGGATAAATTTGGATTATCATGCTGAGCAAGAGACTTCGGAGGAGAAAGTTGGTGAAGATGAAACTGAAAATGGGAATGATTTAGATGATGATGCTGCAGATGATGGTCAAAATGAGAGTGAGGGTGATGCTGAAGATGAGGGTGATGGAGAGGCTGAGGGTGAGGGTGAAGATGAAGGagaggatgatgatgatgatgaagagggTGAAGAAGAGCAGGAAGGAAGGAGGCGGTATGATCTCCGAAATCGTGCTGATGTACGCAGGCTTTCCATGAATGAGAGCAAGCAAAGAGCCAGATCTCCACGGAGGGTTTTACATCAAGGAATGGGAACTAAGGTCAGTAGGGATGTTAGGAAGGGTGGGTCACGAGTTCATAAGGGTCATCGTCTAACAAGAACAGAGGACTCTGATGATTCTCTTCTCGTGGATGAGCTGGATCAGGGCCCTGCTATTCCTTGGGGCCGAGGTGGAAGCAAATCAGGACAACCTTGGCTTTTTGGGGGACTAGACATGCATGTGACAGCAGCATGGGGATTAAATGTTGCTGCATCTGGCTGGGGTCATCAAAGTGATGCTTTTGCTACATTGACTTCTGGGATTCAGACTGCTGGACCAAGCTCTAAAGGAGGGGCAGATATTCAACCCTTACAGATTGATGAAAGTGTAAGCTTTGATGAAATAGGTGGGCTTTCTGAATATATTGATGCTTTGAAGGAAATGGTTTTCTTTCCCTTGTTGTATCCAGATTTCTTTGCAAGTTATCACATCACCCCACCTAGGGGTGTCCTGTTGTGTGGTCCTCCTGGCACCGGTAAGACACTAATCGCCAGAGCATTAGCATGTGCTGCTTCAAAGGCAGGGCAGAAAGTCAGTTTTTACATGCGAAAGGGTGCTGATGTGCTTAGCAAGTGGGTTGGTGAGGCTGAAAGACAATTGAAACTTCTTTTTGAAGAGGCACAAAGGAATCAACCTTCCATCATTTTCTTTGATGAGATAGATGGGCTTGCTCCTGTAAGGTCTAGTAAACAAGAGCAGATTCACAATTCTATTGTGTCCACTTTGCTTGCTCTCATGGATGGTCTTGATTCCCGTGGGCAAGTTGTTTTGATTGGAGCAACCAACAGGATTGATGCTATTGATGGTGCCTTAAGACGCCCTGGGCGATTCGATCGTGAATTCAACTTTCCTTTGCCTGGTTGTGAAGCACGTGCTGAAATATTAGATATTCACACTCGGAAGTGGAAGCAACCTCCTTCTAAGGAACTTAAAATGGAACTTGCAGCTAGCTGTGTGGGATATTGTGGTGCAGATTTGAAAGCCCTATGCACTGAAGCTGCCATTCGTGCTTTCCGTGAAAAATACCCTCAAGTGTACACTAGTGATGACAAATTTCTGATAGATGTTGAGTCGGTAAAGGTTGAAAAGTATCACTTTATAGAGGCCATGTCGACAATTACTCCTGCTGCTCACAGAGGTTCTGTTGTGCAATCTAGACCATTGTCTTTGGTGGTTGCACCATGCCTGCAAAGACATCTCCAGAATGTCATGAATTATATATCTGACATATTTCCTCCCCTAACAGTGTCATCTGAGTTGACCAAGCTATCTATGCTCTCATATGGATCTGCAATTCCTCTTGTTTATAGGCCTCGGCTTCTGCTTTGTGGTGGTGATGGTGTTGGCTTG GATCATCTTGGACCTGCAGTTTTGCATGAGCTTGAGAAATTTCCTGTACATTCTCTTGGTCTTCCATCTCTGCTTTCAGATCCTAGTGCAAAGACTCCAGAGGAAGCAGTGGTGCATATATTTGGTGAAGCAAGAAGGGCAACACCGTCTATACTCTATATACCTCAGTTTAATCTATGGTGGGATACT GCACATGAACAGCTAAGGGCTGTTTTGCTTACTCTTTTAGAAGAGTTGCCTTCAGACTTACCTATATTGTTGCTTGGAACATCCTCCATTTCACTTGCTGAATTTGATGGGAATCCATATTCAATATTTCCTCAGCGTAGTGT CTATCAAGTGGACAAACCATCAACTGAAGACAGATCTTTGTTTTTTGACCATTTAATTGAAGCTGCCATGTCAGTATTGTTAGAGTTTGTGACCAAAAGGCCCAAGGAATCGGCATCTCTTCCTGAACTTCCCAAAGTGCCAAAAGTGGCAAGTGGACCAAAGGTCTCAGAATTGAAGGCCAAAGTAGAAGCTGAGCAACATGCTCTTCGCCGGTTACGGATGTGCCTTAGAGATGTTTGCAATCG GATATTGTATGATAAAAGATTTAGTGCCTTTCATTATCCAGTCACTGACGAGGATGCCCCAAACTACCACTCAATAATCCAGAGCCCTATGGACATTGCTACATTATTGCAGCGGGTTGACTCTGGGCAATATCTTACTTGTTCATCTTTTCTGCAAGATGTTGACCTGGTTGTAGCCAATGCAAAG GCTTATAACGGAGATGATTATAATGGTTCTAGAATTGTTAGTAGAGCTTATGAACTACGGGATTCA GTACATGGTATGCTGTCTCAGATGGACCCTTCACTGGTTGCTTATTGTGACAAAATTGCTGCCCAAGGGGGTCCAGCAAATATGCCGGATGGCATAGGTGTGTCTAGTCTCCCCTCAGTACCTGTAGTGCAGCAAGGAACCATCACTCGAGCAAGTGCCCGACTTCGAAATGTCCAGCCAGAGGCCAATCTTCAAAGTTATGAGGCTTTGAAATGGCCAAAAAAGAACGCTGATACTGCCCTTTCAG AAGACAAATTACGGAACGTGGATTCAATACAAACAAAGCTGGCTTCTCAAACCCTAGAGGCAAATGAGAACTGTGAGAGGCTGGAGTCTAGTTTCGGAGATGGAAACCAGCAAGAAACTTGTACAGAATGGTGTGATGTAATTGATGGGAGTGGATCTAAGGAGGCTAGAATGTCGGGTGGCGAGTTTTCTAAGCAAGTAGAAACTGTAAAGCAACTGTTTGTGGAGTGGACGGAAAACTACGGGATTCCAGAGCTTGAAAGACTGTACAGTCGTATTATGAAAGGCATTTTTGAAAGTAGGGAGAAAGGAGTCGGAGATGATCCCAAGCCTtcaattttgaagtttttaatACAATTTGCAGAGGACGAGGCAAATTTCTGA
- the LOC107903820 gene encoding ATPase family AAA domain-containing protein At1g05910 isoform X2, translating to MYSKRSGQGDGPVSGPVRTSDRLRRRPKVYGRTYLYYTPTIIRTKKSKTKTRTAASRIAKMLSSGDRSVRTSKNKSGAPNLRRSSRKRRVSVSLNNFTDSSGSGDEDMMRSSYQTLSNRVGNSVSQDESPSPKRKKTMETTETPRREGLRPRRSKAVAVKRINLDYHAEQETSEEKVGEDETENGNDLDDDAADDGQNESEGDAEDEGDGEAEGEGEDEGEDDDDDEEGEEEQEGRRRYDLRNRADVRRLSMNESKQRARSPRRVLHQGMGTKVSRDVRKGGSRVHKGHRLTRTEDSDDSLLVDELDQGPAIPWGRGGSKSGQPWLFGGLDMHVTAAWGLNVAASGWGHQSDAFATLTSGIQTAGPSSKGGADIQPLQIDESVSFDEIGGLSEYIDALKEMVFFPLLYPDFFASYHITPPRGVLLCGPPGTGKTLIARALACAASKAGQKVSFYMRKGADVLSKWVGEAERQLKLLFEEAQRNQPSIIFFDEIDGLAPVRSSKQEQIHNSIVSTLLALMDGLDSRGQVVLIGATNRIDAIDGALRRPGRFDREFNFPLPGCEARAEILDIHTRKWKQPPSKELKMELAASCVGYCGADLKALCTEAAIRAFREKYPQVYTSDDKFLIDVESVKVEKYHFIEAMSTITPAAHRGSVVQSRPLSLVVAPCLQRHLQNVMNYISDIFPPLTVSSELTKLSMLSYGSAIPLVYRPRLLLCGGDGVGLDHLGPAVLHELEKFPVHSLGLPSLLSDPSAKTPEEAVVHIFGEARRATPSILYIPQFNLWWDTAHEQLRAVLLTLLEELPSDLPILLLGTSSISLAEFDGNPYSIFPQRSVYQVDKPSTEDRSLFFDHLIEAAMSVLLEFVTKRPKESASLPELPKVPKVASGPKVSELKAKVEAEQHALRRLRMCLRDVCNRLITEMIIMVLELLVELMNYGIQYMVCCLRWTLHWLLIVTKLLPKGVQQICRMA from the exons ATGTATTCAAAAAGATCTGGTCAAGGAGATGGGCCAGTTTCTGGGCCTGTGCGCACTAGTGATAGGCTCAGGAGAAGGCCAAAAGTGTATGGCCGCACATATTTGTATTACACTCCAACCATCATTCGGACTAAGAAAAGCAAGACAAAGACAAGGACAGCAGCTTCTCGCATTGCTAAAATGTTGAGCTCGGGGGATCGGTCTGTTCGGACTTCAAAAAACAAG TCAGGCGCACCCAATCTTCGGCGTTCATCTAGAAAGAGGAGAGTTTCTGTGAGCCTTAACAATTTTACTGATAGTTCCGGTTCAGGGGATGAAGACATGATG AGATCTTCATATCAGACTTTGAGCAACCGTGTTGGTAACAGTGTAAGTCAAGATGAGTCTCCTTCTCCCAAACGCAAAAAGACCATGGAGACTACAGAAACTCCTCGGCGTGAAGGATTGCGCCCTCGTCGTTCAAAAGCAGTTGCAGTTAAGCGGATAAATTTGGATTATCATGCTGAGCAAGAGACTTCGGAGGAGAAAGTTGGTGAAGATGAAACTGAAAATGGGAATGATTTAGATGATGATGCTGCAGATGATGGTCAAAATGAGAGTGAGGGTGATGCTGAAGATGAGGGTGATGGAGAGGCTGAGGGTGAGGGTGAAGATGAAGGagaggatgatgatgatgatgaagagggTGAAGAAGAGCAGGAAGGAAGGAGGCGGTATGATCTCCGAAATCGTGCTGATGTACGCAGGCTTTCCATGAATGAGAGCAAGCAAAGAGCCAGATCTCCACGGAGGGTTTTACATCAAGGAATGGGAACTAAGGTCAGTAGGGATGTTAGGAAGGGTGGGTCACGAGTTCATAAGGGTCATCGTCTAACAAGAACAGAGGACTCTGATGATTCTCTTCTCGTGGATGAGCTGGATCAGGGCCCTGCTATTCCTTGGGGCCGAGGTGGAAGCAAATCAGGACAACCTTGGCTTTTTGGGGGACTAGACATGCATGTGACAGCAGCATGGGGATTAAATGTTGCTGCATCTGGCTGGGGTCATCAAAGTGATGCTTTTGCTACATTGACTTCTGGGATTCAGACTGCTGGACCAAGCTCTAAAGGAGGGGCAGATATTCAACCCTTACAGATTGATGAAAGTGTAAGCTTTGATGAAATAGGTGGGCTTTCTGAATATATTGATGCTTTGAAGGAAATGGTTTTCTTTCCCTTGTTGTATCCAGATTTCTTTGCAAGTTATCACATCACCCCACCTAGGGGTGTCCTGTTGTGTGGTCCTCCTGGCACCGGTAAGACACTAATCGCCAGAGCATTAGCATGTGCTGCTTCAAAGGCAGGGCAGAAAGTCAGTTTTTACATGCGAAAGGGTGCTGATGTGCTTAGCAAGTGGGTTGGTGAGGCTGAAAGACAATTGAAACTTCTTTTTGAAGAGGCACAAAGGAATCAACCTTCCATCATTTTCTTTGATGAGATAGATGGGCTTGCTCCTGTAAGGTCTAGTAAACAAGAGCAGATTCACAATTCTATTGTGTCCACTTTGCTTGCTCTCATGGATGGTCTTGATTCCCGTGGGCAAGTTGTTTTGATTGGAGCAACCAACAGGATTGATGCTATTGATGGTGCCTTAAGACGCCCTGGGCGATTCGATCGTGAATTCAACTTTCCTTTGCCTGGTTGTGAAGCACGTGCTGAAATATTAGATATTCACACTCGGAAGTGGAAGCAACCTCCTTCTAAGGAACTTAAAATGGAACTTGCAGCTAGCTGTGTGGGATATTGTGGTGCAGATTTGAAAGCCCTATGCACTGAAGCTGCCATTCGTGCTTTCCGTGAAAAATACCCTCAAGTGTACACTAGTGATGACAAATTTCTGATAGATGTTGAGTCGGTAAAGGTTGAAAAGTATCACTTTATAGAGGCCATGTCGACAATTACTCCTGCTGCTCACAGAGGTTCTGTTGTGCAATCTAGACCATTGTCTTTGGTGGTTGCACCATGCCTGCAAAGACATCTCCAGAATGTCATGAATTATATATCTGACATATTTCCTCCCCTAACAGTGTCATCTGAGTTGACCAAGCTATCTATGCTCTCATATGGATCTGCAATTCCTCTTGTTTATAGGCCTCGGCTTCTGCTTTGTGGTGGTGATGGTGTTGGCTTG GATCATCTTGGACCTGCAGTTTTGCATGAGCTTGAGAAATTTCCTGTACATTCTCTTGGTCTTCCATCTCTGCTTTCAGATCCTAGTGCAAAGACTCCAGAGGAAGCAGTGGTGCATATATTTGGTGAAGCAAGAAGGGCAACACCGTCTATACTCTATATACCTCAGTTTAATCTATGGTGGGATACT GCACATGAACAGCTAAGGGCTGTTTTGCTTACTCTTTTAGAAGAGTTGCCTTCAGACTTACCTATATTGTTGCTTGGAACATCCTCCATTTCACTTGCTGAATTTGATGGGAATCCATATTCAATATTTCCTCAGCGTAGTGT CTATCAAGTGGACAAACCATCAACTGAAGACAGATCTTTGTTTTTTGACCATTTAATTGAAGCTGCCATGTCAGTATTGTTAGAGTTTGTGACCAAAAGGCCCAAGGAATCGGCATCTCTTCCTGAACTTCCCAAAGTGCCAAAAGTGGCAAGTGGACCAAAGGTCTCAGAATTGAAGGCCAAAGTAGAAGCTGAGCAACATGCTCTTCGCCGGTTACGGATGTGCCTTAGAGATGTTTGCAATCG GCTTATAACGGAGATGATTATAATGGTTCTAGAATTGTTAGTAGAGCTTATGAACTACGGGATTCA GTACATGGTATGCTGTCTCAGATGGACCCTTCACTGGTTGCTTATTGTGACAAAATTGCTGCCCAAGGGGGTCCAGCAAATATGCCGGATGGCATAG